In Astyanax mexicanus isolate ESR-SI-001 chromosome 7, AstMex3_surface, whole genome shotgun sequence, the genomic stretch ctttaaaacGCATTGACAGTGTTGACCGGTGCTGAAATGTAGCTAGTCGTGCTTAAATGGTGTCGTTAGCGTGATGACAGCagggtctaattcagtggtgtgTGGCTGTCCATTTTAGCTTGAAATGGCACTATTGATATTGAAGGTTTAACTCTGTACTATTTACTAGTAAACACTTCAATCTCATTTCAGAGATCAGCTAAGATCTCACTATTTAGGCTATTCTGGCTAGACATGGATGAATTACCAGGCCCACAGATCATTAATGTGTATTTATTGCGTAGTGATATGTTACTATTGATTTACATGGAATTTAGGGACATGCCATACTGGTAATGTGGACAGTTAAAATTCTAAATGATGTTCTAGATGTTCTCTGTTACCCGGATATTAGTACTAGTAAACATTTCATAACTGATATAAGAAATTAGAtttgttttactatttaaaaGTCCAGTACTTTATCACTGGTGTCATTTTATGCTAAAATGGCTTGCCATGTTGATGACCTGAACTGTGAAATGTGCTCTATGTGCTCTGTGTTTACAGCAATAGCTTGGTTTCTTACTAAAAGTTATGTTATATTCTGTTCAGAAATGTGTTCATCCTGTCCATCcttatctgcagtgtgtgtagtgtaattgTATAGGCCTAATGTGCTAGCTAGTGTATTGACTATGCTGAATGTCTGCTTTTGTGGGTATAAAATGCTGattgtttacattgtttacatgcaATTTGAGCAGTCTACCTCAATATAGCTGTAATCAAGCTACTTTACATACAGCAATGAACTGTAGCACTGTTTAAGCTTGTTTGTGCTAAGGTTTTAGAAGAGGTTTTCTGCCAATGTTGTGTTGAGTCTTGCCAATAATGTTTGACAAGCTGCTTTTCGTACTGTTCATCATAAGAGCTTAATGTTAACATTGCTTCCCCCCCCACTATCTCTTATAGATTCACTGTTTCTAGGTCCCCAGACATTTGCACTGTATGAATGCTCAGACATCAGTTTGCCTGGACTTCATCATGAACAAAAACAAAAGGGAAAAAGAATTCTACAGTATAGACGTAGGGGACTCGACGTTCACCGTTTTGAAACGCTATCAGAATCTAAGACCAGTGGGCTCAGGAGCGCAGGGAATAGTCTGGTATGTGCTTTTTATGCTTGGAGATCCTACACCAGTAGTACACAATTGCAATACAATATGGACCAGTTCCCTAATGTTTCTGTTTGACCTCTTGGCACTTATTTCTGTATTCTCTTCTATTTATGTAGTTCAGCATATGACCACCACCTTGAAAGAAATGTGGCCATTAAGAAACTTAGCCGACCTTTTCAGAATCAGACACACGCCAAGCGAGCGTACAGAGAGCTGGTGCTAATGAAGTGTGTAAACCACAAAAATGTAAGTCGTACATCTGTAAATTCTGAAATATTTGCCAGACTTAACACTCTGTTCATCACAGTCATGCTGATGTTATCATTTTAtctttacattttcagattattgGCCTATTAAATGTTTTTACGCCACAAAAAACATTAGAAGAATTCCAAGATGTGTGAGTATAAATACACTGCAATACATCGGCATTCTTCAACAGCCCTCAGCCATGTTGAGTGGCAGTTGAATTTGATTATGCTTATTTAAAATCAGAACCGTTGCTCAGTTGCCCCCatcacacacgctctctctctctctctctctctctctctttctctctcacatgctCACTCCCCCGCCCCTGTCTGTTTTCTCTTGCGCCCCCTCCCCCCTTTTTTACGCCCTCCTTTGCCACTCCCTCTCCCTCCCCACCAACCCGACGACAGTTACCTAGTAATGGAGCTGATGGATGCCAACCTCTGCCAAGTCATTCAGATGGAGCTGGACCACGAGCGGCTGTCCTATCTGCTGTACCAGATGCTGTGTGGAATTAAACACCTCCACGCTGCGGGGATCATCCACAGGGTCTGTGCTCGCTTGCCTAAAAGGAAACACTGTCATACGGAGCCAGTTTTGCACTGAGGGCAAAAAGCTTAATAATCAGTTAAGgtgagggagggggaggggctcCGGCCCCAGAGCTGAGTACAAAAAGCTCCAGCTCGTCCTgcccgctgctgctgcttctgctgctgctgttgtcgcTGCTGCTGACTGCATTGCGCTGGTGAGGCAAGAACGTGCTGAGAGGATCAAGGAGGGAAGTGATCAGTCCCGAGTAAACAGTTCTCTCATCTATCACACACACCATCAGGAGACCTgtatcgattttttttttcagcacagcGGAGTGTATTTCTCTAATAGGTAAAGGAATTGTGTGTCCTGGCAAGGTCATCCTCTGGGCTTGTATTTCGGGATAACCTTCATGCAGGCTGATGACTCCATTGAGTTTTGCTAGAGAACAGTTTTAAGCACAAAAATTAAGCCATGATTGATCCGATATTATAAAAAGATAAGGAAGTCCTCATGCATCCTTATTATAATTTACTTACATAAGATGATAGCAGTTAAGGTGTTGGAGGATTTGGAACAGGATAATATTGTAGTTTAGTGTTCAATATATTGGAGAAACAGCACAAAACTTCCcactaatttaataaaaataataataatactgtatgcATAACATTTGTCAGCATTTTGTGGCCCAGCTTACTCAAATAATGTTACTGCAATAAGCAGTAAAGAAGGACAATTAATCAAGAATTAATCACAACCTATTCAGAACCTCCAACTGAAGTAATTTTGGCCATGTCAGTCATTTATTATTATCTTGAAATTTCCTCAATGTGTGCGTCCATGTTGCAGCCAACATGCCCATGTGAGGCTCGTATGGATAAAACCTTTGCTAGGTGGcttccaggtgggcatgggcttCCCAAACAGATTGCATTGTAGCAACCCTCTGATAGCGCACATATGTTCAATCTAGGCCTTGTTTGGTTCCATATTTATCCCTTCCTAGTCCCATAAGTGACCCCAGTGAGCATCCATGTGTGGTGTCAAAATAAAACCTATGGAGAAAACTTTATGGCTTTCAGTCTTATTATATTATTGAGTACTGCTATATTAAAACACACTATAGTACGCATAATCATATGACACCACCCAATCACTCAAATCATCAAGCCAACAGAGCAACTTAAGCAGCTTCTAGCAAAGAAAAATGCAATGTCTGTTGTTTGATAAAATAATTGTTCATTAATCGTAATCAaggtaaaatgttaaatttatCATGATTTTGATTTGCGGAATCATTGCCCAGCGGTAGTCAGCAGCATATTGAACCTTATGCAGCAAACCATAGCATGAGCTGCCCTACCTGCTTTCCTGCAGGTGCAGTTATACCTTTCAAAAATGCCCTCAGTGTAATGATTGTGCACTTATAAGATGCTACTCAATGTATAACCTACAAGTACATCTGTTTACACAAGTTCTTGAAGAACTAGCTTTGCCTGTGTATTCTAAAAATGCCCTAAATCCCAATATGTGTTCCTTTACCCCCTGCAGGACCTGAAACCCAGTAACATTGTAGTCAAGTCTGACTGTACCCTAAAGATCCTGGACTTTGGCTTGGCCAGGACAGCGGCCACCGGTTTGCTGATGACACCGTATGTGGTGACACGTTACTACAGAGCCCCTGAAGTCATCCTGGGAATGGGATATCAAGCCAATGGTCAGTGCTACTGACAAGCTGCAGAATGCCTGGTTGGCACTTCTTGCAGATGCTTAACTGCAAACATCATCCTCATCTTGCACGTCTCATTTCATGCTTTGATAAGCCACTCTTTTGCTTTCATTAGCCAAACGGCTTCATAGGGTTGATATGTTGAAGAGTTTTAGGGCTGACTTTGCTGACtgttgggcccaatcccattttacctcTTGCCTCTACCGCTTACCCCTACCCCTCCGTTTTGCAACCTAGGGGTAGGGTATCCCAATTTTGGTTGTGAGAGAGGGGTAGGCACACTTTAAAGGGAGGGTAATGAAAAATCTCGGCATGATGGCTGTGCAAGCGaaaaaagaaacccacaaatttaggATTTTCAGTGTTAAAATGGCGATAACCATTGCAATGTCTTGGTTTAATGTTGtcttattatgtattatgtattatgggCTTGGGCTTCGACCTAGGGTGGCCTATAGAGCACCAGTTGTAGCCTGTTAATGAAGCAGTGTTGgttgatttgtttattttgttcatttgttcattttgatGACATAccagattattatttttaacatggAGAATTTTAACAATTTTGTTCCAGAGCAAGAGtgacactcgaaaacaagggatAGGGGTacaaattagggctgcaacgatcagtcgatataatcgtcaatgtcgatttatttaaatttgtcgactacaaatttcattgttgactaatcgttaatttgtaatagtactgcattacacaaaatgTTGGGGACAGCAGCggaatgggagatgggtaaatggctcactctcACAGGTTACTCTCAACTTGGTCTGTATCTCCAAAATTATCAAATAGATCAGATTACAtaattactcactaaatatcagtactctccacatataaacaacatctggacatttaaatgccttttaaatctcatgttcagttgtttttctgtttttttttttgtggagatagagaacatggcagaaataatcgttgattaATCAACTGTTCGAAAAAATTATCACATTAGTTGACTAttaaatcattagttgcagccctagtacaaatgagaaatgggattgggtcttgATGTTGCATGTTTGGtgattttaggtcaaaatatcTTCGTCTGCATAACTAACAGATACTACGTCTTGCTGAATCGCTGCTTAACCATCTTCTCTCTTTCCTCCTGCTACAAACAATTAGTGGACATTTGGTCTGTGGGCTGTATTTTGGCAGAAATGGTTCGTCACAAAATCCTTTTCCCTGGGAGGGACTGTATCCTTGTGCTGCTCTTGGAGGTTTTTCACTTTATGCTGAATTATTTGTAGAGCCAGAAGAAGATGCAGGAAGCATGTTTCCCGTGTGCATGAAGTGGACCTGCTTTCTTAATGCTAAATTAAGTGATCTTAACACTTTTAGTAAAATGTTTATGCAACTGAGATTTGCTGTATATTCATATGTAGCTAATTCAGCTTCAAAGTATGAGTGTGAAGGTAACATGTTACTGTTCTgtgcattttttgtttgtttgtttgtttgtggggTGAGATAGGGTCGGGCTTGTACACACGATGATGTAAACGATATGTTGCGAACACTGACACCATAACTCTACTTTGTTACGTATGCCGCTCTTTCCCATCTGTCATTTTCCATGGGGGTCAAGTAGACTGACGAGTCCCTTCTGTACAGGGTGTTGATTAGGTGTGGAAGAACTCAAGTCCAGGTTTGCTGGACTTTTTCCTCTCACATGTTTAACTGGCAAGGTCACACAGGAGTTTCATCAGGGGAAAATAGCCATCAGGGTTCAAACACTCTATTAGTAAAGATCTGTTCTTAGTAATTTTACCACAATCCTGAAATATGTGCCAGAGTACTCCCATGCCGTTGGTGTAAAAAGCAGCTTTATGAACACATCCAAAAGCATCCAACAAGCTATGAGtcagtgtttgtttatttgtttcattttttttta encodes the following:
- the mapk8a gene encoding mitogen-activated protein kinase 8 isoform X1 translates to MNAQTSVCLDFIMNKNKREKEFYSIDVGDSTFTVLKRYQNLRPVGSGAQGIVCSAYDHHLERNVAIKKLSRPFQNQTHAKRAYRELVLMKCVNHKNIIGLLNVFTPQKTLEEFQDVYLVMELMDANLCQVIQMELDHERLSYLLYQMLCGIKHLHAAGIIHRDLKPSNIVVKSDCTLKILDFGLARTAATGLLMTPYVVTRYYRAPEVILGMGYQANVDIWSVGCILAEMVRHKILFPGRDYIDQWNKVIEQLGTPTQEFLMKLNQSVRTYVENRPRYAGYSFEKLFPDVLFPADSEHNKLKASQARDLLSKMLVIDASKRISVDEALQHPYINVWYDPAEVEAPPPVFTDKQLEEREHTVEEWKDLIYKEVLDWEDRMKNGVIRGQPPPLVKQVQTQAGAAAAGGVFNCSAAVVNGSPQPSSSSSINDVSSMSTEPTMASDTDSSLEASAGPLSCCR
- the mapk8a gene encoding mitogen-activated protein kinase 8 isoform X6 is translated as MNAQTSVCLDFIMNKNKREKEFYSIDVGDSTFTVLKRYQNLRPVGSGAQGIVCSAYDHHLERNVAIKKLSRPFQNQTHAKRAYRELVLMKCVNHKNIIGLLNVFTPQKTLEEFQDVYLVMELMDANLCQVIQMELDHERLSYLLYQMLCGIKHLHAAGIIHRDLKPSNIVVKSDCTLKILDFGLARTAATGLLMTPYVVTRYYRAPEVILGMGYQANVDIWSVGCILAEMVRHKILFPGRDYIDQWNKVIEQLGTPTQEFLMKLNQSVRTYVENRPRYAGYSFEKLFPDVLFPADSEHNKLKASQARDLLSKMLVIDASKRISVDEALQHPYINVWYDPAEVEAPPPVFTDKQLEEREHTVEEWKDLIYKEVLDWEDRMKNGVIRGQPPPLAQVPQ
- the mapk8a gene encoding mitogen-activated protein kinase 8 isoform X3; amino-acid sequence: MNAQTSVCLDFIMNKNKREKEFYSIDVGDSTFTVLKRYQNLRPVGSGAQGIVCSAYDHHLERNVAIKKLSRPFQNQTHAKRAYRELVLMKCVNHKNIIGLLNVFTPQKTLEEFQDVYLVMELMDANLCQVIQMELDHERLSYLLYQMLCGIKHLHAAGIIHRDLKPSNIVVKSDCTLKILDFGLARTAATGLLMTPYVVTRYYRAPEVILGMGYQANVDIWSVGCILAEMVRHKILFPGRDYIDQWNKVIEQLGTPTQEFLMKLNQSVRTYVENRPRYAGYSFEKLFPDVLFPADSEHNKLKASQARDLLSKMLVIDASKRISVDEALQHPYINVWYDPAEVEAPPPVFTDKQLEEREHTVEEWKDLIYKEVLDWEDRMKNGVIRGQPPPLGAAVVNGSPQPSSSSSINDVSSMSTEPTMASDTDSSLEASAGPLSCCR
- the mapk8a gene encoding mitogen-activated protein kinase 8 isoform X5, whose product is MNAQTSVCLDFIMNKNKREKEFYSIDVGDSTFTVLKRYQNLRPVGSGAQGIVCSAYDHHLERNVAIKKLSRPFQNQTHAKRAYRELVLMKCVNHKNIIGLLNVFTPQKTLEEFQDVYLVMELMDANLCQVIQMELDHERLSYLLYQMLCGIKHLHAAGIIHRDLKPSNIVVKSDCTLKILDFGLARTAATGLLMTPYVVTRYYRAPEVILGMGYQANVDIWSVGCILAEMVRHKILFPGRDYIDQWNKVIEQLGTPTQEFLMKLNQSVRTYVENRPRYAGYSFEKLFPDVLFPADSEHNKLKASQARDLLSKMLVIDASKRISVDEALQHPYINVWYDPAEVEAPPPVFTDKQLEEREHTVEEWKDLIYKEVLDWEDRMKNGVIRGQPPPLVKQVQTQAGAAAAGGVFNCTQVPQ